The window GTGTTCCTTTCCTCGATGCTTCTCCTACATGGCATTGCCTATGGTGTCAGCGCCTCATACATGTCAGATGTCACAACAAAATGGCAAAAGAATATGGCGATGCTTGCGATTTGGGTAGTCTTCGGAGGATTATCATATCCCCTCTGTGTGTGAAAGAAGTTGGCCAATATAATGGACGTGGAATGCTGAGTTCATTCACAGATGAAATAATAACCTCATCTGTTTGTGGCCAGTATAGAAGAAAGCGCCACCACTGTAAGCATGGTAGTCAGGCAACTAATGGTGACTCTGCCACTGATGCATCTCCAGATTATCTGTTCAATGGATTTACTGGTATGAAGAGATCCCGTAGTGAGAAGAGTTTTGACTACTTAAAGAAGAATGATAGGACACTGAGTTTGAAGGGCAACCATAATGGGTTTTTTCAGAATAAGGGGGACACTGTCACCTATGGTCAAATTAAGAGATATAAAGTAGTTGATTTGCCACATGATGCAAGACCTCTTTTGGTCTTTATCAATTCCAGAAGTGGAGGTCAACGTGGGGCTTCTCTAAGGAGAAGGCTGAACATGCTGTTGAATCCTGTACAGGTAATGTTGTGCCTTTTTAGCATCATTCACTGTGATGGATTATAACTTTACATTGTTTTAGACGGGCAACAAAATGTGATCTTTGACGTCTAATGTTCCCTTGCTGTGTTGTAGCTCTTAATTTGCTCCAGATAGCTTACAGTCTGCTGTAATTCATatccatatttttgttttctgaatGAAACTTGATACTTAGTGACCTTGAGAAAATTCATTATGTCTGCCTTTGTTTCCCTTCCTTTTTCGAATTATATATGATGCCATGGTTGCATCATGGTTTTCTGGGCACAAGGTTGCCCAAATGTAGTAGCTGTGGGTTTTGTGGTACAGTTAAGGGAACAATGAGTGTAGTTGGTCACATGCTTCGTACGCGTTCATTTGAATGTATGTAGTTGGTTTGATATTTGGGGCTATAGTTTGCATTGTCATTATTATCACTTGTGTAACTTCTATTGCTTGTCCAGAAATATAAGCATATTGATACAGCATTGCATCTTTCTCCTAGGAGAATTGTGACGGGGTTTACCCTTGACcaccttctctcttcttttgtCTTTATTTTCCCTCATACAATGAAACAAATAAGAAATGATATTAATAGCTTGATGTGAGGCTTAGAATGGTCATAAGGAGGAAAATGCAGaacaataaaatttctcttgttGCTCAGAGTCTGAGTTGCATTCAAAGTTTTTGTACTTTTCCCATGCTGGATtctggttaatttttttttaattcagttGTTTGGATCTTCTAGTTTGAGATCATAATATTAGTAGTATGTATTCCATTATTAAATTGCCAATGTTTTTTAATTCAGTGATTGATATGTgtgttataattattattatttttttttttttttgcatttttcatATCATGGTATTTAGGAGTAACTAGCCAAGCTATATTTCCAAATTGCAGGTTTTTGAACTGAGTTCTTCCCAAGGGCCTGAGGCAGGTTTGGAATTGTTCAATGATGTGCAATATTTTAGAGTTTTGGTATGTGGTGGAGATGGTACTGTTGCATGGGTTCTTGATGCGATCGAGAGGCAtaattttgaatcacccccacCTGTTGCTATTCTTCCCCTAGGTACGGGAAATGATTTGTCAAGGGTGTTGCAATGGGGAAAAGGCTTCTCTATGGTTGATGGACAAGGTGGCTTAACCGCGCTGTTGCATGACATTAACCATGCTGCAGTTACCATGCTAGATCGCTGGAAGGTAAACATCAAATCAGAAGCTGATCCGAATAAAGTTCAGTCCAAGTATATGATGAACTATTTAGGTATTTCTCTACATTTACTATTACCTAGTTATGGTTGTGGGATCTGTTTGACATTTTCTCATTTCTTTGAAAGGTATTGGATGTGATGCGAAGGTTGCATATGAATTTCATGTGACCCGAGAAATAAATCCTGAGAAGTTCAGTAGTCAGGTACCTTCGTATTTGGTGTGATGTTTCATTATCACCCATTATTTATGCTTTCCTAAGCAACAAAATTTTAGAGAAAGATTTGTCATCGTTCATTTCCATGATTTGGCTTCACTGATGGTTGCTTTTATGAACAGTTTGTAAATAAATTACGATATGCCAAAGAAGGGGCCAGAGATATAATGGACCGAACCTGTGCTGACCTACCATGGCAAGTTTGGCTTGAAGTTGATGGGAAAGACATAGATATTCCAAAGGTTTacatttatgaaatttttgttattatgttTCAAGCTGTTTTCATTACTTTTGAACTGACtcctttttcatatttttctcttcttttcccaGGATTCTGAGGGTCTAATTGTGCTCAACATTGGCAGCTACATGGGTGGAGTAAATCTTTGGCAAAACGATATTGAGCATGATGATGAATTCAGTCTTCAGTTGATGCACGATAAAATGCTTGAAGTTGTATGTGTTTGTGGAGCTTGGCACCTTggaaaacttcaggtttgtATAGTATGtcaattttctgtttttcattCATAATGTCTCCCCTCCCTGATGTGGGATTTATATTCTCAACACATACACCCTCCATTGCAGAATAATTTAAATCTAAACTATCAAAAGCACAAGTATATTTACATAATTCTTTCTTTGAGATGTCATCGTATATTTACATCGGAAATTCTATTCTTACTATCTATTGTACAACAATTTTATACAACCTTAGGTGGCAGCTGATGTGGACGGCCACATCATTTGAAGTAATCTGAATTtctatttaattaaaacaaataaaaaaaaaccagcggagaaaaaaaagagaaaaccaaaaactttgCATGGTGTAAACTGGGTTTCAAGTAAGAAAGTAAAAAATCTAGCAGCCCAATTCTTAGGAGTGTCCGCAGTTGATCCTTTACCTACTCCCTTTTCGTTATAAGGTGGTGTTCTTCCACCAAAAGTGGCGCCCGGGGGAGGGGGCACTTCGGCTCAGGCTTTGGGCTAGAGGTCATGTTTCTTTTTTGAACAAGTAGAATAACCTAGtggattgaatgaatggaagaagctaatgtttgttgtttttctgTACAGGTTGGACTTTCACAAGCTAGAAGACTAGCCCAAGGGAAAGTCATAAGAATACATGCCTCTAGTCCTTTCCCAGTCCAAATAGATGGAGAACCATATATACAACAACCTGGCTGCTTAGAGATTACACATCACGGACAGGTACAATTTGAAGCTCCCTGTGATCATGTCTTGTGGTACACTCAAATATACCTCATCATGTAGGACTGGTTAGAGATGTATACTATGTGTTATTATGTTTGGAACATCTATCACACATTCGGGCAAGAATTGAACATGATCAATGGGCCGTAACCATATTCTACCAACATGAGGTGGTTCGCCAAAATATTAGCAGATTTTGGTGGGGTGATAGGGTTTTTCGTGTTATTCTCAGCCAACCATAGCCAGGGAATGATACCAAACCCCAAATGTTTGGTTATGCACACAATCGAACCCTAATGGATACTAAAGAATGCTTTTTTGTTTGGTGGTTGTGGTCTGAACTTAGGGGGTTTGTTCAACACTGGTGTATGAAAGAAAGATCGATTCCAGAACCCTTAAATTGCTAGAAAACGCTGAATCTCAACGGATACACACCCATATCTGTcctttatattttctttataattagACGGACATTGAACTGGTTATCTTCTTCTGTGTCGTTCTATTTTCAGATGTTCATGTTGAGGAGAGCTTCAGAAGAGCCCAGAGGGCATGCGGCTGCAATTATGACCGACGTTTTACTAGATGCCGAGTGCAAAGGCATCATCAATGCATCCCAGAAGAAAATACTTCTCCAGCAGATGGCCCTCCAGCTCACTTAATTCACTCTGCTTCTCTTCGCCGGTCTTCTAGTTTTGTTAACAATTCTTTTGTCCTCATCG of the Pyrus communis chromosome 1, drPyrComm1.1, whole genome shotgun sequence genome contains:
- the LOC137745335 gene encoding diacylglycerol kinase 2; amino-acid sequence: MMVDLGLSLARFVTAADGYGPFLLGWLVTGSFGLVAIIFAFLKWQKRTSLKWVKAAARAKKKVWKKLKVPLSHHTWIEDITNGEQPSTCCVCLTSLVFLQYLGTKASSRTPVHRCSVCGVAAHFYCSQYAVKDCKCMAQAGFTNVRHHWSERWVNMHDNPEISAICFYCDEPCGVPFLDASPTWHCLWCQRLIHVRCHNKMAKEYGDACDLGSLRRIIISPLCVKEVGQYNGRGMLSSFTDEIITSSVCGQYRRKRHHCKHGSQATNGDSATDASPDYLFNGFTGMKRSRSEKSFDYLKKNDRTLSLKGNHNGFFQNKGDTVTYGQIKRYKVVDLPHDARPLLVFINSRSGGQRGASLRRRLNMLLNPVQVFELSSSQGPEAGLELFNDVQYFRVLVCGGDGTVAWVLDAIERHNFESPPPVAILPLGTGNDLSRVLQWGKGFSMVDGQGGLTALLHDINHAAVTMLDRWKVNIKSEADPNKVQSKYMMNYLGIGCDAKVAYEFHVTREINPEKFSSQFVNKLRYAKEGARDIMDRTCADLPWQVWLEVDGKDIDIPKDSEGLIVLNIGSYMGGVNLWQNDIEHDDEFSLQLMHDKMLEVVCVCGAWHLGKLQVGLSQARRLAQGKVIRIHASSPFPVQIDGEPYIQQPGCLEITHHGQMFMLRRASEEPRGHAAAIMTDVLLDAECKGIINASQKKILLQQMALQLT